Part of the Imperialibacter roseus genome, ATGCGTTTGGCAAAAGCTGCGGGATTGGCAAACAAATGTTTAGTCTCTTCTGCAGAATTACTGCAGTCGGCACCAATCAGATCATCGGGCTGAGCAGAAATATTGAAAATGGAACAAAGTTTCTCATTCACCAGCACAATTTTGCGGTGCTCATCCTCTACAAGAATGCCCGCATTGAGACTACCAATTAGCGAGGTGAGCCTTAAACTTGCCTTCATCAACTCCTGCTCCGAGTCAATTCGCTTCGAAACATCTCTTCCAACGGCGCTTACCTTGAGAAGCTTGCCTGAAGGATTGTAGAAATACTGCACATTTTGTTCTATCCAAATCCATTGACCGTTAACGCCAATGACAGGCACCACACTAAAACTGCGTTTCTCCTTCTCAATTCTTTGCTGCTGGTAGAAAAAAAGTATCTGTTTTTTGTATTTATCAGGCACAAAATCGACAAACTTTCGCCCGATAATTTCTGACTTATTCTTGAAACCTAAACTCTTAACAGCCACTGGGTTTACCAGGGTAATGACTCCGCTTCCTGTTGTTTCGTATATAAAATCAGTGGCCGATTCGATAATCTGCCGGTACCTAAGCTCACTTTCCTCTGCTAGCCTGGTTCTCTCGTCTACTTTCAACTCCAGGCTCTCTTTCAGGAGTATCAGCTCCTGGTTGGCACTCTCAAGTTCCTTGGTTCTCGAAATAAGCACAGTCTCAGCTTGCTTCCGCAAAGCTACCTCTCTCTGTAATTGCTTTTTTAAATCTTCCAATTCGTCCATTCCAGCCATCTGAGGTTTGAGGCAATCCACGATTGATCCAAAAAATTACAACTTCTTCAGCATTTTTGATAGCAGAAGTAAATATCATTCACTCCAATATGCTTTTTGAAAGCAACCTCGCTTTTTATTCATTCGCTAAACGCAAAAACAAGTAGAACTGCGACCTGTGTCTTACTCTATGCGGCATTCCTACCGTGGCCCGGCTACACAAACTCAACCTCATTTCTATTAAAAAATTATCACTTCAACGCAACCTGAAGGCAGCTTGGCGCATCTAAACAACGAGGTCAAAACTAACTTACTATGCTTAAAAACTTTTTCAATGTCACCTTCAGGAGCATTCTGAAGCACAAATTCTACTCTTTTATCAATATTCTAGGGCTCTCTATTGGCATCACTTGCTTTCTGATGATCACGCTTTATGTGAAAGACGAGCTGAGCTATGACAAGCACCTCCCAGCCATTGAAAGGCTATACAGGCTCGATTTCACGGGTACTATTGGCGGCAACACTTTCATCACTTCCCTTTCGAGCGTGCCTGCGGCGCAAGCTCTGATAAACGACTACCCGGAGGTGGAATCGGCAGTAAGGATGCGGGAAAGAGGCAATGAAATGATCAAGCCGGAGGGCCAGATGCAGATCTTCAATGAGGAGAAAATACTGCTGGCTGACTCAAACTTCTTTGAGTTTTTTCAGCTGCCCCTGCTTGAAGGTGATCCAGCAACTGCGCTGGCCGCCCCAAAAAAGGCAGCTATAAGCGAGTCGATAGCAAAAAAATATTTCGGTGATGAGCCTGCGGTTGGCAAAACAATAGAAGTGCAAGGCTGGGACAACTTTGAGGTTACGGCTGTATACAAAGAAATGCCCAGCAATCAGCACTTTCATGCCGACGTGCTATTCTCAATTACCAGTACAAGCGAAGCTTTCAATACGCAGTGGATGGGCTTCAATTTTGTCACTTACCTCAAAATTAAGCCTGAGAACACTGCTTCTGCCCTTGAAGCAAAATTCCCCGACATGATCACCAAATACATCGGGCCCGAAATTCAGAAGTTCATGGGGCAAAGCATGGAAGAATTTCACGAAGCGGGGGGACAATTAGGCTATGCCTTATACCCCGTAAGGGACATTCACCTCAACTCCAGCAAGCTCGGCGAGTTTGAAGCAAATAGTGACGTTACCTATGTCTATCTGTTTTCTGTCATCGCTTTCTTCATTCTGCTGATTGCCTGTATCAACTTCATGAACCTGTCCACGGCTCGTTCCGCAAACCGGGCTAAGGAAGTGGGTGTCCGTAAAGTACTGGGTGCACAGCGCCCGGTTATCGTTCGCCAGTTTCTGGCAGAAGCACTTATCCTAAGCTTCTTTTCATTTATGCTGGCTTACGGGTTATGCTTTCTGCTCCTTCCCTCGTTCAATACATTAGCCGAAAAGCAATTAGCCATCAGTGCCTTGCTTACACCCGGGTTTATTATCACCATCTTAGGGTTGATCTTTGCCGTAGGCTTATTGGCCGGCAGCTACCCGGCCTTCTACCTCTCTGGCTTCAAGCCTGTAGAGGTACTTAAAGGCAAGCTCAACCTCGGCATGAAGAGTGGGGCCATTCGTAGCATTCTTGTTGTCTTCCAGTTCACACTCTCCATTATCATGATAGTGGGCACCATGGTTATTTATGATCAATTGAATTTCATACGAAACAAAAAGCTGGGCTACCAGAAAGATCACCTGATCATTATCAACGACCCCTGGCTTTTGAAAGACAACCTCAACGCCTTCAAAACTGAAGCACTGCGAAATTCATCTATCATTAGCGGCACACTCAGCAGCTTTCTGCCTGTTAATGGAAACAACAATAACAACCTTTACTTCAAAGGAAAAAATCCTCAAAACGAATCCCACATAGTCAGTGATTGGCGTGTGGATCAGGACTACGTGCCCACATTCGGGATTGAAATAAAGGACGGACGAAACTTTTCAAGGGAGTTTCCGAGTGACTCTTCTGCTATTGTAGTCAATGAGGCATTTGTTAAACAGTTTGGCCTTGAAAACCCGATCGGAGAATTGATTTCTACCCATGGCGACGACGATGACATTGTTTCGTACAAAATCATTGGCGTTATGGGCGACTTCCACTATGCATCGCTTAGGGAGAGCATTTACCCGCTAATGATGAAGCTGGCCAGCAGCCGGGGAAATATCACTTTCAAAGTGGCTGGCGACAATATTGATCAAACCATCGCTACCCTGAAGAGCACCTGGGAGCAGTTTGGCCCGGGGCAGCCTTTCAGCTACAACTTCATCGACCAGCAGTTTGAGGATGTGCACAAGTCGGAAATGCGTATAGGCTCCATCTTTATGGTGTTTGCCTCGCTGGCTGTGTTTATTGCCTGCCTTGGGCTGTTTGGGCTTGCAGCTTTCACAGCCGAGCAGCGCAACAAAGAAATTGGCGTACGCAAGGTGCTTGGCGCCAGTGTTTCCAGCATTATGGGCTTGCTCTCCTGGGAGTTTGTGAAGCTGATCGGCATTTCCTTTGTCATAGCGGCGCCCACGGCCTACTTTGCTGTTGGCAAATGGCTCGACAACTTTGCCTACCGAACCGACCTCAACCTGGTGACTATTTTCATTGCGGGCTTGCTATCGTTGGTAGTGGCCTGGCTCACCATGAGCTTTCAAACTTGGCGAGCTGCCCGTGCCAATCCGGTAAACTCCCTCAGAAGCGAATAACATAAAAAAAGAGGCCAGCCCAATTTACTTGCGCTGGCCTCTGCCTTTCAAAAGGAATGTCTTTCTTACTCCCCTGCTTCTTTCTTAGGCAAAACGTTTGTGGTAATGCTGATCCTTTCGCTGCTATTGGTAGCGTTAGAAATAATGGTGATCACCTTGTTTTGCATACCCATTTTTCCAGCGCTGTTGAATGATACCTTTACTTCACCTTTTTCTCCGGGAGCAATAGGCTCTTTTGGCCAGCTGGGGGCTGTGCATCCGCATGTTGTCAGCACTCTCGACAAAATCAGAGGCTCAGTGCCTTTATTTGAAAAGGCAAATACATATTCAACCTTATCTCCTTGTGTAATGTCGCCAAAATCGTGAGTAGACTCTTCAAACTTAATTTCAGGACCCTTCTTTTCTGCAGCCGCATCCTGAGCTTGTACAACCACTGCCGATACCAGCATGAAAACTACTAACCAAGCAAACTTTCTCATATTCAATTATATTTTGTAAAACTCAATTTTAATACACAAACAACGATGTAGGTAACCGTTAGTTCCATTACTAACACCAGAGAAGCGTTTTTATTCTCCTTCATTAACAAAAGTAAATAAATTTCTCAGAGCAAAGAAACTTAGCTGCTCTTCGATACAGCTTCCATTAAACCCCGCATATACCCTATAGCATAAAGGTTGCCAAGAATGCCATACCCGGGATGATTATTTTCCTCTCCTTCCATCGTCGGTACATGATCCGGCCGGATAGGCCCTTTGAAGCCGACATCATAGTAGGCCTTCATGGCTTCATACATATCTGTTTTGCCATTGTCGTGAAAGCTTTCTTCAAACTTCCATTTGTCGCCAATGATGTCACGGAAGTGCACAAAGTAGATGCGATCTTTTTTGCCAAAGTACCTGATGGCCGACGGGATATCCTCCCCCATAGTGGCAAAGGTGCCCTGGCAGAAAGTGAGCCCGTTGCTTGGGCTGGAATGCATATCAAGCATACGTTTGAAGGCCTCCACTGAGGTCATGATCCTCGCAATACCCCGGATGTTGGGTATTGGCGGGTCATCAGGGTGCATGGCCATTTTAATCCCTGCTTTTTCGGCTTCCGGCATAATTGCCTTCAGGAAGTAGTCGAGGTTACTCCACATTTTTTCGGCAGAAATTTCGCCGTACTCGGTAAGAGGCAGGTCTTTTACGTCTTCGTAGTTAAAGGCAGTAACGAATGCGTCTCCCCGGCCCCTCTTGTCGACCTGGCTGCGGTGCCAGCTAATGACAGGCATCCAGTTGTAGCAAACAGTGTCGATACCTGCCCTGGAGCTGCTTTTTAAGAACGTAATAAAATTATCAAGCTCTTCGTCTCTCCCAGGCAGGCCCAACTTGGTTTTTTCAAGTGTTGGCGGCCCTTCCAATACCCGGAGCACCAATCCTTCTTTGGCAAATACGTCCTTTAGCCCCTGGATAGTCTCATAGTCCCACGGCTTTTTGCCTGGCACCCCAGCCATACCAGGGCTTACGGAGCAAACCGCCCCATTTACACCCATTTGGCGTTGCAAAGCCAGTTTTTGCGGTTGCATGCCATAGAAGTATGACATGCAAATTTGTAACTCATCTTTCAGTTGTGGATCTCTTCTGATGCCCTCACCAAATGCATAACTGTTTCCCAGGCCAGAGAGGGCTGCCAGTGAGGCAGTGCCCTTTATAAACTGTCTCCTCGACTTTTCCATGTTCTTAAATATTAGGTGTTGCGAGTCGGTCTAACCTGCCAGGGAAGTTAACAAAAAGAGGAAACTTCAAAAGGTTAACTACTTATGAACGGTTCGCAGGTGAAGTGTGAAAACAGAACCCTTACCAAACTCAGATTCGACAGTAATCTTCCCTTTGATCTTTTGTGCAGCTTCGCTGGCGATATAAAGCCCAAGTCCCGATCCTTTAGAGCTGGTAGTGCCTCGATAAAACATTTCGAAAATTCTTTTTTGCATCTCTGGTTTTATTCCCTCACCGTTGTCACTCACCATGATCGACACCTCGCTACCTTTCTTCCGGGAGGTGATTGAAATTTTGGCGGGATGGTTGTCATTTTTTTTTCTGTACGCAATAGCATTGCCAATCAGGTTGGCCAAAATCACCCGGACGCTGGTTTTATCATTGATGATCTCACCCACAGTAAGTGACGAGAAATCAATCTCAACAGCATCGAATCCATCCATATAGCGAACGTCTTCAATGATATCGGCAATGAGTTCCTGCATATCTATGCGCTGGTAGTCTGCCTCCACTCGCTTAACGTGCGAGAAATCGAGCACCTCCACAATAAATTGTTCTAGTTTCCTGACACTGTCTTCAATCTTATTGAAATAAGTTCTATGTTCCTCCTGGTCCTGAGTGAGTGTACTGAGATTAACCAGCCCTTTTATCGATTTAAGAGGTGCTGTAAGGTCATGAGAAACACTGTAGACAAAGTGATCCAGCTCCTTATTGGTTGTTTTTAGTTCATTGTTGGCCCTTTCCAGCCGAATCACCTGATCGGTGATTTGCTCCCGGGCGAAATTGATGTCATCGATCACCCTGCCAGTTATTGCCGAAAACACGTAGAGCAGGCTGGTGCCGAGGTAAATATTGATCAAAAAGGGATCAATCGTGTACTCCCCCATCGTCTCTATCTCCCTGACGACCGGAATAATATAGGCAAGTATAAAGATGAAAGAGTTGGTGAGCACGGCCATGCCAAACCCAAAACGCAAAGCAAACCAGAGTGAAAAAACACCATACACAAACCAGTATCGATCCAAACCGACAAAAAATGACATCATGAAAATTAAAAAATAGATAGCAACTACCAGGAGTTTATCCTTACCGGGGATTTTAGGGGTGTAGTCGTTGAAATCAAAATGAATAGCAAGCAGGCCCCGTCGGCCCATCACCGGTGTTAGAAAATATAGGATTGGAAGGGTTAGTCCAAAATTACACATAAACTCCCTCAGCCAGCCAAGTACAGCAGTGCTGGAGAACATAACAATCGGTACGTGGAACAACAAAAAGAATAGCGCCTTAAGAAAAAGGAAGGAAATGAACAGGGGAATAATTATTCCCCACAGCAAAAACATGTTTAGGTTGTGCGTATCCGGTATCCAATACTTCCCATGGTTCTTCACAGAAAAAAGATACCATGAAAGGAAGACAAATGATGTCTCGGGCAGGGCAAACAAAGGGCGGAAATACCAGGGATCCACGCCCCACAGGTACCCGAAAATGACCGCATTGACGTACACCATGGGAAGCACCCTAACCGGCCCCCACCAGTTGACAAGTATTATTCCTATTGCAGTGGGGAGGTAAATCAGAGCGGCCGAAGAGGAAATTCTGTATAACGACGACAGATAGCTTGCAGCAAAAAAGATAATAAGGGGAGCCACCCACGTCCACCAGGGCAAGATATTTCTCAGCTGAGTTTGGCTGACTTGATTGTCAATTTTCACACAATGGCCCAGGTTGGTTGCTAACTAATATACCGAAAAGATACAATAATAACATACATAAGGAACCTCAACTAGGTTTAGACTCCTTAGCCAGCAAAAAATTTAGCGTCAAAGTTAACAAGAAAAACTTCATCGGTGGCCCGTGTGACAGCCGTATACAACCACCTGACAAAATCCTGGTTTATCATATTGTCTTTTACGTATCCCTGATCAACAAACACTGCTTGCCATTGGCCGCCCTGCGACTTGTGACAAGTGAGAGCGTAGGCAAACTTAACCTGAAGCGCATTCAGGAACGGATCCTTTTTTAAAGCCTCCGCCCTCTCCTTTTTATTGACCAGGTCTTCATAGTCCTTCAGCACCTCCTCGTATAATTTCTTATGATCCTCCGGGCCAATGGAGGGCGTTGGCGCATGCAACGACTCCAGCAAAACCTTTGCCTCAAACTTGCCTGCATCATAGTCGATCATTCGCAGCTCGAGGTCTGCAAACCTAAAGCCATACGCCTCCTGAAAACTGATGATTTTCATGATTTCAACAAAGTCGCCATTGGCCAAAAACCCTCCCGGAGCATCCTCGGGGAAATAGAA contains:
- a CDS encoding ABC transporter permease, with translation MLKNFFNVTFRSILKHKFYSFINILGLSIGITCFLMITLYVKDELSYDKHLPAIERLYRLDFTGTIGGNTFITSLSSVPAAQALINDYPEVESAVRMRERGNEMIKPEGQMQIFNEEKILLADSNFFEFFQLPLLEGDPATALAAPKKAAISESIAKKYFGDEPAVGKTIEVQGWDNFEVTAVYKEMPSNQHFHADVLFSITSTSEAFNTQWMGFNFVTYLKIKPENTASALEAKFPDMITKYIGPEIQKFMGQSMEEFHEAGGQLGYALYPVRDIHLNSSKLGEFEANSDVTYVYLFSVIAFFILLIACINFMNLSTARSANRAKEVGVRKVLGAQRPVIVRQFLAEALILSFFSFMLAYGLCFLLLPSFNTLAEKQLAISALLTPGFIITILGLIFAVGLLAGSYPAFYLSGFKPVEVLKGKLNLGMKSGAIRSILVVFQFTLSIIMIVGTMVIYDQLNFIRNKKLGYQKDHLIIINDPWLLKDNLNAFKTEALRNSSIISGTLSSFLPVNGNNNNNLYFKGKNPQNESHIVSDWRVDQDYVPTFGIEIKDGRNFSREFPSDSSAIVVNEAFVKQFGLENPIGELISTHGDDDDIVSYKIIGVMGDFHYASLRESIYPLMMKLASSRGNITFKVAGDNIDQTIATLKSTWEQFGPGQPFSYNFIDQQFEDVHKSEMRIGSIFMVFASLAVFIACLGLFGLAAFTAEQRNKEIGVRKVLGASVSSIMGLLSWEFVKLIGISFVIAAPTAYFAVGKWLDNFAYRTDLNLVTIFIAGLLSLVVAWLTMSFQTWRAARANPVNSLRSE
- a CDS encoding DUF1573 domain-containing protein, with product MRKFAWLVVFMLVSAVVVQAQDAAAEKKGPEIKFEESTHDFGDITQGDKVEYVFAFSNKGTEPLILSRVLTTCGCTAPSWPKEPIAPGEKGEVKVSFNSAGKMGMQNKVITIISNATNSSERISITTNVLPKKEAGE
- a CDS encoding mannonate dehydratase, encoding MEKSRRQFIKGTASLAALSGLGNSYAFGEGIRRDPQLKDELQICMSYFYGMQPQKLALQRQMGVNGAVCSVSPGMAGVPGKKPWDYETIQGLKDVFAKEGLVLRVLEGPPTLEKTKLGLPGRDEELDNFITFLKSSSRAGIDTVCYNWMPVISWHRSQVDKRGRGDAFVTAFNYEDVKDLPLTEYGEISAEKMWSNLDYFLKAIMPEAEKAGIKMAMHPDDPPIPNIRGIARIMTSVEAFKRMLDMHSSPSNGLTFCQGTFATMGEDIPSAIRYFGKKDRIYFVHFRDIIGDKWKFEESFHDNGKTDMYEAMKAYYDVGFKGPIRPDHVPTMEGEENNHPGYGILGNLYAIGYMRGLMEAVSKSS
- a CDS encoding ATP-binding protein codes for the protein MKIDNQVSQTQLRNILPWWTWVAPLIIFFAASYLSSLYRISSSAALIYLPTAIGIILVNWWGPVRVLPMVYVNAVIFGYLWGVDPWYFRPLFALPETSFVFLSWYLFSVKNHGKYWIPDTHNLNMFLLWGIIIPLFISFLFLKALFFLLFHVPIVMFSSTAVLGWLREFMCNFGLTLPILYFLTPVMGRRGLLAIHFDFNDYTPKIPGKDKLLVVAIYFLIFMMSFFVGLDRYWFVYGVFSLWFALRFGFGMAVLTNSFIFILAYIIPVVREIETMGEYTIDPFLINIYLGTSLLYVFSAITGRVIDDINFAREQITDQVIRLERANNELKTTNKELDHFVYSVSHDLTAPLKSIKGLVNLSTLTQDQEEHRTYFNKIEDSVRKLEQFIVEVLDFSHVKRVEADYQRIDMQELIADIIEDVRYMDGFDAVEIDFSSLTVGEIINDKTSVRVILANLIGNAIAYRKKNDNHPAKISITSRKKGSEVSIMVSDNGEGIKPEMQKRIFEMFYRGTTSSKGSGLGLYIASEAAQKIKGKITVESEFGKGSVFTLHLRTVHK